DNA sequence from the Mus musculus strain CAST/Ei chromosome 11 genomic contig, GRCm38.p6 alternate locus group CAST/Ei CAST/EI_MMCHR11_CTG1 genome:
GTTACCTGGTACCATATTGAGTTTCTTTCGCCATCACAGGGAAGCTGGATGTAAATTATTACACAGATCTAAGCACTCTAGGGGAAGTGTCACTAGTTGACTGGGACGAAGCAGGCAATAACAACACAGTGCCCTCAGGTTTGGGCTGGCTGTCATGTCCTCACaccagaataaactatctcttattCCCTTTGAAGTGAAAGctgtggttggttttttttgtttgtttgttttgttttgttttgttttgttttgttaatgcaTTGGTCTGTGtgaatgtacatacatatgtacatgcacagacTCTGAGGTGTGCATACAgtggccaaaagagggcaccatATCCCTTGAAGCTGGAGACCTGGATCTTTACATGGCATGCTGCCTGTtccttgggtgctgggatccgaactctggtcctcatgattTCACAGTAAACTGTTTTTGTGTGGATGTCTGTTTCCAACAGCTAACCCCTACACAGTGTCTCATAATCGCCCTCTCCTGTAACCTTCATCCCAAATCTGAGATACAAGCACATGAGCTCACACATCCCAAATGCACAACATTTGGGATTATTCTAGCAGAAACCAATACTCCGACATATCCTCGTTCAGTCAGACCATGGAATCAAGAATGAGTCCAGACACCCCTAGAAATGTGCTCACAATCTGTATTTCGATCTCCTCTCCCACTTCCAAGCAGAGCACTAAGCAGGGAACAGCCCACTCCTGCCCTTCCTTGCCTCGCTTTGTGGACACTATGGAACAAAAGCCAGTTGAGAGGAGAGGCTAAGGAGGCTGGCCTGCCCAACCCCCTCCAGGGCAGATGCTCAGGAATCCTTGTCACCAGCATGTTCTGGTGTTTGCATAGATTTAGAACGTTCCAGAAAGGGTTTGTTAAGACTGTGCTTGAGCTGTGTGCATCTCTACACGGGTGCTAGCTGCATCTGTAAACTCCTAAGTATCAACATGTGTTTCACAGTTCCAGAACCTCTGATCTCCTTAGCCAAAGGAAAATGTGAGGCTTAAGGCATCTGTGACCACACTGGCAGTCAATGTGGTAAAGGATGCCCCAAAGAGTGCTGGAGAGAGCcaggcacgcctttaattccagcacttgggaggcagaggcaggtggatttctgagttcaaggccagcctgctctgcagagttccaggacagccagggctacacagagaagccatgggggggggggggggagttgctgGAGAACGGCAATGTGCTTATATGTATATACTGTAGTTCTGGCCTCTTGTATAAGTCATGAGTCTCCTTTCAGATCCAGCCAGACTGGCTTCTAATTGGGGAGCACAATGCTCCTCCCAGAATAAACAATCCAGCAAGGCCAGCTGGATCCAAGGGACTCAACGACCTCTCCAGGCAGAGCCTGCAGCTGTCACAAAATGTAAAGTAATACATGATGGGCCCAGGGTCAAACCACACCCTTTGCAAGGGGACTAGTCTTTGACATTGTTCTGTGTAAACAGGGACCCTTCTAAATCAAGGCAGTAAGCCCTTGTGGTAAGAAGCAGCCTTGCTTAAAGCTGGGTTTTTATGCCAGTGAGCCATGCCTCTCCATAGTTCAGACACAATTTGCAGGAACATTACAGGAGCCAGCAGGCACCAAGGGTCCAAGGCATCTCTTCGCTGTGCAATCGCGAAGTTACCCACAGGGCCTCTTTGCTCAATCAGTCTTCAGCGCCTGTGTTGTGCTCTCTGGCAGCCTTCTTGGGCAGCAGAAGTAGGGGTGTGAAGGAAGGTCCAAGATAAAGTACCTCGGTCTCACCGAGATACACCGCTGCCCTGTCCCCTCCTAGTAAGCCTGACAGCTCTTCAAGGCCAGATTCTCAAGTATGTGCCGGTAGAACAaacagagaaaagggggaacacTCGCTCCTGGAAGTTGACGCGGAAGGTGTAGAGGTGGCGCATGTCCTCCACTGCATAGAAGGACACTGCTCCCACCTCAAGGTCCAGCGCCACCCTCACCCGCGACAAGTGCCCACAGTTGAGCTGTGTCCTCTCGGGGCTGGTCACCGCCCAGTATTGCCCATTGTTGAGTTGCATTGCCCAGACGCCCTCCTCGGGGGTAAAAGGCGTGAGGCCCTTGCGACGCACGCTCTCCCGGGCCACACCGAAAGCCCAGCCGTCCTTGGAGCCCACTTCCACCTCCCAGTGATGTCGCCCAGAGGAGAAACCACAGGATGCCAGAACGCGGGTGTTGGTATCAAAGCGGCGAGGATGGTTAGGCAAGTCCTGGGCGCGCTGTCCTAGACGTACGCTCTTTAGATCCAGGGACAAGATGAGACGGGGGTTGGCTGTGTCTGgatccaaagtgagttccactgaggagagagaaaaaggaaggatgtCTCCACACACACTGCTGCCTCTACAATCAGGGTACATTCCCTTCTTGTCACCTGCCAACACTCCTCCCTCCACATTAGCTACCtagctttctcctcttttctttctttcttctttttctctttcttcaattTAACAAATGCGTATTAAAATCTtcaacagacatttatttaaatttaagaaataCAGCGGGCCTGATTTGGATCTCAATTTGAGCAGGTCAGGAAATCTGATTTCAAGAATAATTGTGGAGCCTGGATGTAAAGAAAGCCTGAACTTAGGTCTGAGAATGTAATGActgtagttttttggtttttttgtttgtttgtttttttaatgcctGTTAGATACATAAAAGTAGCTTAGTGGGGATCCCCACTATACCCCAGGCTGCACCTGAAAACCAGCACTCAGTGACATCATTTACCCAAGATAACCAGCCACATTCTTAGAACCCTATGATCTGCCCTCCTACCTTCTTGTGCAtgttccccaccacacacacacacataacccccAACCCCAGAGGCCCTTTATTGTTTAGATGTCGAGGTAAGAGTGGGTTCATCCAGGATATTGAGATTTCTCTGCCCCAAGCAACCTGAGGCCAACTCATTCCTGCTGCAGACCACCCTCTGCTTATGAACCAAAGGGCTCCACTGCCACCTGAGGGTTCAAAGATGTCAATCATGGATTAGGATGGGGGCAGAGTAACAAACGTCACTGAGGTGGACAGGCACGGATAGAGTCAACCACTTGTAAAGCCCTGAGATACCACCTCTGGCAGGAAGCAGGTTGCCTACATGGTCAGCCTTGTACTCACAGTGGCGATCACACTTCatacctttctcttctttctccagctCTCCCTGGAGATCCTCTACAGAGACACAAAGCAGAGCCAAAGTGCACAGCGTGGGACACTGCCCGACCAGAaaacctcctcttctccctcactTACAACTCCAGATACTCCAGATACTCCAGAGGCTGAGTTACACGTATGGAGCCAAGATGGGAACATATGGAAGCGACCCCCCCCAAGTGTTCtagctccccctctccctctattGTCTAGAACTGGTCTGACCTGACCCCTCCCCCTTTAGCTTCTCCGTGCCCCCAGTATTCTTCTATAGTATCCCCACAGGAAGCAGGATGCCCAATCTGGCTTTACTATGCTCCAACTCCTGTTTCCTCTTCTCAGTTCAAGAAAGACACAGCCTTACATCCCATGACTACCAGGAGCACACCCACCCTTCCACCCAACACTATGCAGCCAGCCCACACCCAGAGCCCCACCTTTGAACTTCTTCAGCAATCCTTTTAAGACGAAACTCTTGAGGGAAACATTCCACACTTTATTCTTCATCTCAGATGAGACTGTGGTTGGCTTGGAGCTGGGCACGCTGCTGCACCTGCAGGACAAGACCCCAGAGAAAGTCCCGAGAACACCAATCCACTCCTACTGCCCTATGGAAATTAGGCCGGTGCTATAGTTTAGATACATGTAATCCTAGAGACCTATGTGTTAAAGGCTTGATTGCCAGCTTGTGTCCCTATTAGAAGATATCCCATCTTTTAGGAGGTGGGGCTTGTGGTAGGGAGTTTACATGATTGGAGAATTGCCTTTGAAGAGAATTTCATCGAGCAGACAATCTTATTCATTCCCCtccactccctcttccctgttGCTCCCAgttgagagaaaacagaaaatccaACTTTACACAGGGATTCCCACAGCTAGGTAAGTGGGCCTTTGTCTCAGAGGGTACCCAGGGAAGGAAGTAGCAGTTGGGGGTCAGGAGGAGAGAGATGATGTTAGGATAAAAAGAGAAAGCTTGAGGGGAGAGCAAAGCAACGTGGAGTGGAAAGACCCTAGGAACCGTGAAGTTCACTCACTTGCTCAGTGTGCTTTTGAACTCCTGGaagaaaacatggaagaaaatcAAGTCAGCATCATATAACCCCTATTGCCTTGGAGAAAGCATGACACACAGAAAATAAGCCATGCCCCACTAAACACAGGTGACAGTGGCTTCCAGCTGTGGCTGGCTACTGGATGTTATCACAGTGATGATACCTTCAACGCTCCCTCCCTCTCAGATATGCAAAGCCTTTACTGTAAAATCCTCCCTGAGCCTTCTAACAAGACCCAGTGTTTACTGTTAGCATGGTTATCAGCCCACACAAGCTACAACGTCTTGCTggtgtattgttttgtttgagacagactcACAGGCTCAGGCTGTTCTCAAAATTTCATTTGGAACagagggtggtcttgaactcctgatacttCTACTCccacttcccagtgctgggatcccaAAGTGAATGCCACCACACTGGGCAGCGCCTCGGTGTCTTTTCTGTCGTTCTGTCTTTCATGCTTGACTCTTTTGTGGCTTGTGAAATCTATCTGAATATGCTGgtggtcttttgttgttgtttgttctggattttgtttgtttttcttgagacagggtctcgctatgtatgtagctctggctgtcctggaattcactctttgatctcaaactcacagagctctgcctacccctgcttcctgcctgggggctgggattaaaggtgtatactaccatGCTTGGTCTGgtgactattttttttaagatttatttattatatgtaagtacactgtagctgtcttcagacacaccagaagagggcatctgatctcattacggatggttgtgagccaccatgtggttgctgggatttgaactcaggacctttggaagagcagtcagtgctcttaaccgctgagccaactctccagcccctggtgactttttttttaattaattatttataaaagtgtttgtgtatgtctgtacaccatgtgtgcccatggaggccagaagagggtgtcagactccctgaaactggagttacaggttgaaAGGCTCTACAGGCTCCAGCAGGGCTTGcctttcccccatcccctctcccttgTAAACCATAGACTGCATCCCTGAAGCTAAGGTCTGTTCCATAATTGGTCACTTCCTCCTCCTAGAGCTGATCACCAAGGTTCAACTCTCAAAGTTTTGGAACCCAACAATTAAAAAGTCTCTCTTTGGCTatcctaattaacatgcccactCAAAACAAATCAACTCATCCTAAAAATGgggttccccctttccctttataaactgccagtTGCCTCAGGCCTtgcctcctctctatccagaggcagacGTTTGTCCCTGGGGCAaatatttcttctccttcttccttgttcctttacccttctccctcaccctctgTCTCCTGGCTTTGTCTGTCTCTCATTTCCTGTCCTTTGTCCCTCGGGGGGACAAatgaatctcctttgtgctgagaacttggtcttggtgtGTCCTGTGTGGAACAGTGGTCCTTTCACAggtgggtactggggatcaaacagcCAGTACTGTTAACtgttgtgccatctctccagccccaactatgttttttttaataaaatagaatatcagAAAACACATTCCAGTGAATTTTAGGTAACTTAGTAAGGACTGTTTTCAGAGACTTTGGACTCAAGTGTGTGTAGACTAGAATAGTGTAAAATAAACTATAATGGCTTATAATCATTAAATTTTATCACATCGTCTCTAGCCTTCCAATCCCAGGAGACTCAgtaccccttcctcttcttccctttctcccaggGTCTGGTTGTTCTCCAGCAGTGTTTCCTAACACCTCGGGCAAATGCCTCAAGGCTCTGACTGAGCCAGCGTCACCTGGAGGAAGTCTAGGTCCGGCTTCTGAGCTGTCTCCTGGATCTGGCCGCTGAGTTTGGACAGCTGAGTGATCTCACCCTCCAGCTGGGCCAGGTTCTCATTCTGTTTCTGTGTCACTTCCCGGGACAGCACCTCCAGTCGGCTTAGAAGCCGACCCTCCTGCTCCACCAGGAAGGCCCGCAGCGCTTGGAACTCCGCCcctaccttctctttctctgctgccATCTGCTTCTGTCTCGGGAAGAGATGTGGGCACACGACTTAGAGGGGAAGGCACTTGGGCATGACATTAAGACAGGACTTTAAGACAGGTATCCTCCAGGTCAGGGTTGCTTCCCCAGTGAGACACACCCATGCATGCATACTGTACATTAATAGCCCAACTCTGTAAAAGCCAGAGCCTCAACACATGCTGCTCTCTCCCCTGCCACACACGTTCTCTGGCGTCTCTTAAGACCTGGACTCTTCTATCTTTGACAAGCATCTTCAACTCCTCACAACTACTTCAAGCTGCAATTTCCTTCtgtaaaacatgagagagacaggggcagtggtggccccagcctttaatcccagcacttgggaggcagaggcaggtggatttctgaggccagcctggcctacagagtgagttccaggatagccaggtctacacagaaaaaccccgtcttgggaaaaaaaaaaatgaaagaaaagaaaagaaaagaaaagaaaagaaaagaaaagaaaagaaaagaaaagaaaagaaaagaaaagaaaagaaaagaaaagaaaatgagagagataAGTTAGTGTGCTAATTAATTTATCCATAGTGAAGGCTAAATCAAAGGttgtctttcctttctctatATATTCATTTAGTCACCTTTcaccctatttttattttattttagagatgaATTTTCATGgtgtagtcttggctggtctggaggtttcactgtagaccaggatagccttgaactcacagatacctgcctacctcctcagtgctgggattaaaggtgtgtgtccctGTGCCTGGTCCAtccttgttttttattgtttgtttgtttttcaagacgggtatctctgtgtagccctgactgttctgaaaCTGTCTCTGTAGAACAGCCTGGCCTTgcactcacagatccacctgcctctgcctctgcctctcgagtgctgggattaaaggaagcGTAACTaaacccagatttttttttctttctctctttttaaggcGCTATTTTGGCTTCAATTCTGATGGAAAGGTGGCACAGCCTTTTGGTGAGTCATTAAGCTAGCAAGGCTGTCTGACACAGTTCCAGCAAAGCTTAGCTGAGCACTGCAGTTGCTGacgatctctctgtctctccgttTAGGGGCTGGGGCTCTACACACTGCATTCTTAGGGACTTTCTGCATTAGGACTCACTTTATGTGTATTCCCAAGAAAATTATACCTGAATCTTTTAAGGAAAGTTCTAAACACAATATTAACTAGCTGCTATTTGAAAGTCTTCCTTATGCCCTGAAGATCATTAAACACAGATATGCACATAGCTAGAAATTTCTTTATAAGGCCATGTATTACTCCAGGAATCTTTCTGTGGTATCCACCCCTaagcaaattcaaacagtataCTTGGTGCAGAGTAAAAAGAGACCATTGATAAACTGACTGGCCAGGAGAATAGGTTACAGATCTGAGGCCTCTTTTTTCAACACGTTTAGAACTCTCTGGAACTGTAAAGATAGGGGGTCATACATGGAATAGCCATGGAAGAATTGAACTCAGTAAACGAGATAGACAGACTACAATATAGGTTCCCTGCTTTATAGGGTAGATGATGAAACAACACAGTAAAAGCTGCTAAATATTAGTATTTGCTACCCAGAAAAAGACCTGTCCAGactttttctgtttgtctggagTGTTTTAAAACTGCAAACACTGCCAGCCTGAAAGAAGACCATTGTATTATAATCACGTTTGCTTTGGAGGAGACGTTCTTTAGATTCTTTAAATTGGAGTTACAGGGctgataataaaaaataaaatctgtcctTTTTGTACTTTCTAATTGTGAGTGGCCTTGTAACATCAAACATGTgatgaaaaatcaaaacacataaTTTGTACTTCTCAGATAATCATTGATCTGTCTCTGTGAGACGTGTATAAATAAAGAGGCACCTGGTTACTAATCACTCAGAGGAGCGGACGCAGTCTGATTGCTAGTCAGTCAGTCAGAGCTGCAAGGGTCCACTGCACCTGTCTCACTTCTCCTTTGCACCTTGGCTCCTCTCCTGGGACACCCTGACTACAAGCAGAAATGTAAACTCAAAACACAGAATTCCAGAGGtgcaaggagagaagaagaaagcttCCTGTTAGCAGAGGTGCAGCACAGCCGCTCGCGCAGCACCGAGTGAATGCGCTGTGCAGACTCGACGTTCTAGTCTTTGAATTATCACATTCAGGGCCTCTCGTGTCTAGATGCACTCCTTTACCTACTTGGTTTATATAAACACACTTGCATAGCAAAACTCCAATATAGCAAACAAGGACTCTCATGGCTATCAACAAGTAAGGACCCTGTCCTCACAGGGCAAGCTCAGGTATGGAAGCTCCTTTCCCAGGCTATTacagaggaaggaaggtgggaagAAGAGAGATTGTGAGAAAAGTAAAGTCAGGAGCCCTGGGCTCAGATCATGGGTCTCAAGGCTTCCCACAGTATACCTGCCCCATTTCCATTGAATAGAAACACACATTAAATAGCAGCAGCCACAGCTGCGGCCAAAGATACTTTTGTTCACTCACCCTGACCCAATGAGGTCAGCACACTTCTTACTCCATTTTAGGGCGAGGAAACCCATCCTCATACCTATTAGGCTACGGTTCTAAGGCAGGGTGGTCTGAATTCAAAGTCTGCACTTCTGCTAACTCTATAGCATGGACTCCCAAGGGAACAACCCAAGCAAAAGTGTTTCTCAGAGCAGCTCTCTTGTCTGTGCCTGGTGGTGAGGCTCTGTAATTATAGCACCCAGGAGCATGAGGCTCTGCAAAGACactgccagcctggactacatagcaagtgccaggccaacctgagctacataatgagacactgTTGGGTACAAGCAAAGCAACAATGGTTCCTCAAAACACAGTGCCTGTTCctaagcacaaaacaaaacaaaacaaaacccggATGAATCTGTTGGACTGCAAAGCTTACATTCTATGTCAGTTGACAATGACGGAACGCGTAGGGAAAGTCCCCAATCTCCAAATTCTGATTGGTGAGAATTGTAACTGTAACTTGGCACAGGCGCTTGCAGGTTTTATGCTTATAAACCCAGCTTCAGCCCCTTGCCTGGCGTCCCTGATCCAGCAGTGACCCGACTTGTGGCATAAATGATAAAAGGCTTTGCTGTTTCACCAGCCCACTGgcgtactctctctctctttcctcctggcACACAAGACACCGGGTAACAACACCACCTTTAAAAACTggaggtgggagagaggaaggaagggaacagGGCAGTGAAAACCCTGAGAACATACTCTCTCTGTCTTGCCCTCCGCCTTGTTTTGGCTCAGTAAGAAAGGTCTCATGAAGTGCGGAGCAGCTAAGGGCACCATCCTTTTAGGCTTTCTACCCTCCAGAACTGTAAACTAAATAActgttcattgttgttgttgttgtctatataatcctggctgtcctggaattcactatgaagaccaggctggcctcaaactcatggataACCGTCAGCTTCAGTCTCCCAAGCACTGGAACTCAGTGGTGAGCtgccatacccagctaaactctaaattctattctttatttttattttttggtttctttttacaGCCTTGGCTCTCtgtccaagctggcctcgaactcacagagatctgcctgcctctgcttaggCCACCACCAACCACCAGGCCTATATTCCTTAAAAAGCACACACTTGATGATATATTGTGACTAACAGCCCAAGAAAACTGTAAACAGAAGTGTCCCAATCTTGCCATTGTCAACACTTGGGGCCAGATAATTCCTGGCTCTGAGggtttccctctgcattctgggATATCTAACACACCTAAGACCCCTGCCACTAAATGCAAGTGACACTCTGGCACATCAACCCCAGTAGAATCTGTGtcacaagttccacagactgataTGAAGACTTCAAAAGAAAGAGGCCTCCTGGGACCGGGTGTGGAACTCTTGCTCAGAACAACATACTGAGcaatttatctgttttttttttctcttattccgTTTCTTATTTAcgacatgttcctggtagccgAGGCCACAATCTTAATCGAGAATAATTGGTAAGAAGCCATCTCTTGAGATGGGGGTCATTAACATGACCTTATCCCTGGAGAAACCAACtctttataaattatttacaaaattatataataGTGTTATGATAGattaaaaactttcccaacaataaagtTTCATATGGCTACATGTGTGTCATCAGGTAGGCTTTGATATATGGTAAGGAAagccttaaataaaaagaattaacatAGTTTAAATTCACCcattgaagatttataaaaacAATCAGGCATTAGATGTTAAACAATAATTGaccataaagatttattaacctgctcttgGAAATAGGCCTCTAGCCTTGGATGACTGCCCCACTGAATGCACCCTTTCAGAGTTGTAACGCTTGGATGATCTCTATTAATCATGATGtcacctgttctgtttgtgattcactgagtACATCTTTCCTGAGTTGTGatgtttgcttgatttttgtgctttactatGCCAAATGATAATGATGGTATTTGTGATTGCTTCACTCACTGAACACATCTTCTAGgagctataatatatatatttttttaatgtatgaaaaCTTCTGCTTGAGAGttgcaaaatacactcagattctaactgcctctgtgtttgttttttgttcatcACTGCCGAATCCTTACCCACTTAGCTTTCGAGAAtcctcattccagggacccccataTCCAGCTGGGGTGGTCAGTGGCAACACTCACAGTGCTGGCAACTAAAAAGCCTCTAGCAGTACTGGGTGACCTCTGGGGTAAGGGCATCTTTCGGGTGAAAGTACTCTCCCCTTCCTATCCGCCCCCTTCCAGCCCATACTGTAGGTACAACTGTAAAAACCGTGTTGAGTAGGACAACAGAGGGAGGCTCACCTGTTGCTGTATGGCAAGCAGAACGAGGACTGTATGGCTCAGCGGTAGAGCACTGACTTGGCTGTGAAGGCCCTGCTTTGGATAGGTTAGGGGAGGGTTTGGCAAAGGACAGAGATGGCATGTGCTAAACAATGTCCTGGGGAGGAGAGTCAGAGACTTCGATGTTACCCAGGCCATAGAGAATGTCCTCTTCATCACAGGTGCAAACCAAAGAGGTGGAACAAAGGTCTGGATGGGTGAACTCTGCTTTAGGAAATGAATGGTCAGATGTAAAAGTCTGGGATGTCCAATAGCTACAGATATAAAAGCAGTTAAGGATAAGGggagggccaggcatggtggcacacagcttcaatccagcactaaggaggcagaagcaggtggatctctgtaggtctgaggccagcctggtctatgtagcaagtttcagggtagcctgggctatagagagataccttgtctcaaacaaaacagaacaataatAGCAACCACATAGGGCCCAGAAAGGAGCCTGCGTATCTGAGTTTCATGGGCTTCCCTTCCTAACCTAAGGGCTTAGGGCTGGTGAAATAAATATCTCAACAGGTAAAGCTGTTTGGCTCATAAGCCTGGCAACcccagttcaatccctagaatttACCTTAAGGTAGAAGACAGGAACTGacacaaagttgccctctgacctttacaGGCAGACAGTAGCCCATGCACCCAACTatagaaacacaaataaatagataggtaaatagataattttttaaagcatAAGAGGGTCCCTCCAGGCCTCCCCTCTGATCCCAGTTTCATAAACAAATGACCTTGCCTTAAAAGGCACTCGTGGTTCCTCCTTTCATTCTCAGGCACCTTTGAGCCAAGAACTGAATTTGTGAGGTAGAAAATGATAGTGACTCGTGTTTGTCCATAGTAACCAAAACAAGTCCCCAAGCCACAGTGCTCTGCCAGGAACAGCTCTGATCCCTCCTCAGCATCAGCACAAAGCGCTTCTCTGTGCAgttttgctatcctggaactcacgctgaagaccaggctggcctcgaactcacagtgatctgccgGCCTTGACTcaatgtgctgggattaaaggaatgtgccccCACTGCCCAGCCAGAAACCTCTAATTCTTAAATTAAAGCTCAGAAAACAAAACGTTTTCCTCactgttttttttcctcctgtggcA
Encoded proteins:
- the Trim7 gene encoding E3 ubiquitin-protein ligase TRIM7 isoform 1 (isoform 1 is encoded by transcript variant 1), coding for MAAEKEKVGAEFQALRAFLVEQEGRLLSRLEVLSREVTQKQNENLAQLEGEITQLSKLSGQIQETAQKPDLDFLQEFKSTLSKCSSVPSSKPTTVSSEMKNKVWNVSLKSFVLKGLLKKFKEDLQGELEKEEKVELTLDPDTANPRLILSLDLKSVRLGQRAQDLPNHPRRFDTNTRVLASCGFSSGRHHWEVEVGSKDGWAFGVARESVRRKGLTPFTPEEGVWAMQLNNGQYWAVTSPERTQLNCGHLSRVRVALDLEVGAVSFYAVEDMRHLYTFRVNFQERVFPLFSVCSTGTYLRIWP
- the Trim7 gene encoding E3 ubiquitin-protein ligase TRIM7 isoform 2 (isoform 2 is encoded by transcript variant 2), whose translation is MATVGPRTGPNAGAEALALAAELQGEATCSICLEFFREPVSVECGHSFCRACIMRCWERPGAGTGTATRTLPCPLPCPQCREPARPSQLRPNRQLAAVASLLRRFSLPPTAPGERGTPAVPARAAAARCSQHGEQLKLYCQDDGRAICVVCDRAREHRSHAVLPLEEAVQEAKELLDSRLRALKKVLEDYEAFRSTEERESKELLKQMAAEKEKVGAEFQALRAFLVEQEGRLLSRLEVLSREVTQKQNENLAQLEGEITQLSKLSGQIQETAQKPDLDFLQEFKSTLSKCSSVPSSKPTTVSSEMKNKVWNVSLKSFVLKGLLKKFKEDLQGELEKEEKVELTLDPDTANPRLILSLDLKSVRLGQRAQDLPNHPRRFDTNTRVLASCGFSSGRHHWEVEVGSKDGWAFGVARESVRRKGLTPFTPEEGVWAMQLNNGQYWAVTSPERTQLNCGHLSRVRVALDLEVGAVSFYAVEDMRHLYTFRVNFQERVFPLFSVCSTGTYLRIWP